Proteins from one Gibbsiella quercinecans genomic window:
- a CDS encoding YdgA family protein, with product MKKSLVAVSVIVILGAAWTGAAWYTGKLIEQRMGEMVDNANNQLKKDMPQLGMTLSFDNYQRGLFSSQVRYVLRTDNAAGYGLLKPGDEVVLQDTIDHGPFPLAQLKKFNLIPSMASLHTRLENTPALKTLFDITKGQPLFSADSRISYSGTISTVAEVIPVDYQKDATSVKFSGATINSEISRDMKGMSMSLQNASTVFSGPNQFGQVEQITLQDVKYTGNSRLSSVELALGDQLATIKQMNVAIDGKDTVQLDGFSLVSKFGEQESNINGQLDYTLDAMKVLGNDFGSSKLTIKIDRLDSQSVKAFAENYNKQALALVQKINELDKTEYQRQATDTLLQNLPLLLKGNPSVSIAPLSWKNSKGESSFTLKLDLADPTQGGTTAAQNQPLANAVKTLDAKLSIPVAMATETTAQAARLQGYNTEEAQKLAQQQVQGLAAMGQMFKLTTLKDDVIGSSFHYADNQVDLNGNKMTLQEFIGLFGLMSGPAQQ from the coding sequence ATGAAAAAATCGTTAGTCGCTGTCAGCGTCATTGTAATTCTTGGCGCAGCATGGACTGGAGCGGCCTGGTACACCGGCAAACTTATCGAACAGCGCATGGGCGAAATGGTGGATAACGCCAACAACCAGCTAAAAAAGGATATGCCGCAGCTCGGCATGACGTTGAGCTTCGACAACTACCAGCGTGGGCTGTTCAGTAGCCAAGTGCGCTATGTGCTGCGCACCGATAACGCCGCCGGCTATGGGCTACTCAAACCGGGCGACGAAGTGGTATTGCAAGATACCATCGATCACGGCCCGTTCCCGCTGGCGCAGTTGAAAAAGTTCAACCTGATCCCCAGCATGGCTTCGCTGCATACCCGCCTGGAGAACACCCCGGCGCTGAAAACGCTGTTTGACATCACCAAAGGCCAACCGCTGTTCAGCGCCGATTCGCGCATTTCCTACAGCGGCACAATCTCTACCGTTGCCGAGGTGATCCCGGTTGATTACCAAAAAGACGCGACGTCAGTCAAATTTAGCGGTGCCACCATCAATTCCGAGATCTCGCGGGATATGAAGGGCATGTCGATGAGCCTCCAGAACGCCAGTACGGTGTTCAGCGGGCCTAACCAGTTTGGCCAGGTCGAGCAAATCACGCTGCAGGATGTAAAATATACCGGCAACAGCCGCCTGAGTTCCGTTGAGCTGGCCCTGGGCGATCAATTGGCAACCATCAAACAAATGAACGTGGCCATTGACGGTAAAGATACCGTACAGTTGGACGGTTTCAGCTTAGTGAGCAAGTTTGGCGAACAGGAGAGCAACATCAACGGCCAGCTTGACTACACCCTGGATGCGATGAAAGTGCTGGGCAACGATTTCGGCTCCAGCAAGCTCACGATCAAAATCGACCGGCTGGACAGCCAATCAGTAAAAGCCTTCGCTGAGAACTACAACAAACAGGCGTTGGCCCTGGTGCAGAAGATCAACGAACTGGATAAAACCGAGTACCAACGGCAGGCAACGGATACCCTGCTGCAAAACCTGCCGCTGTTGCTGAAAGGCAACCCGTCAGTCAGCATCGCCCCGCTGAGCTGGAAAAACAGTAAGGGCGAAAGCAGTTTTACCCTGAAGCTGGATCTGGCCGATCCAACCCAGGGCGGCACCACGGCAGCGCAAAATCAGCCGTTGGCGAACGCGGTGAAAACCTTGGACGCTAAGCTGAGCATTCCTGTCGCCATGGCCACGGAAACCACTGCGCAAGCCGCGCGCTTGCAAGGCTACAACACCGAAGAAGCCCAAAAGCTGGCGCAGCAGCAGGTTCAAGGGCTGGCGGCTATGGGGCAAATGTTCAAACTGACCACGTTGAAGGACGACGTGATCGGCAGCAGCTTCCACTATGCCGATAATCAGGTGGATCTGAACGGCAATAAAATGACGCTGCAGGAATTCATTGGCCTGTTCGGCCTGATGTCTGGCCCGGCGCAGCAGTAA
- the manA gene encoding mannose-6-phosphate isomerase, giving the protein MQKMINTVQNYAWGSRDALTNLYGIANPDGKPMAELWMGAHPKSSSRVAAAGDSRSLRDIIDADQPRLLGAQVAERFGELPFLFKVLCADQPLSIQVHPSKSAAEVGFAKENAAGIPLDAAERNYKDPNHKPELVVALTPFLAINGFRELDDIKALLQPLAGAHHDIAAFLNQPDTAHLATLFASLLSMTGEQKTRALGVLKAALNSQQGEPWDTIRFIAGFYPEDSGLFSPLLLNVIKLAPGEAMFLYAETPHAYLKGVALEVMANSDNVLRAGLTPKFIDIPELLANLQFRPQPASGLLTQPEQRGNELFFPIPVDDFAFSLHELTTAPRPLAQNSAAIVFCVTGEAVLEKQGETVRLQPGESCFISADESPITVSGQGRIARVYNLLA; this is encoded by the coding sequence ATGCAAAAAATGATTAATACGGTACAAAACTACGCATGGGGCTCACGCGATGCGCTAACCAACCTGTATGGCATTGCCAATCCGGACGGGAAGCCGATGGCGGAACTGTGGATGGGCGCCCACCCGAAAAGCAGCTCGCGCGTCGCCGCCGCCGGTGATTCTCGTTCGCTACGGGATATTATAGATGCAGACCAGCCACGGCTGTTGGGCGCGCAAGTCGCCGAACGCTTTGGCGAACTGCCCTTCCTGTTCAAAGTGCTGTGCGCCGATCAACCGTTATCGATTCAGGTGCACCCGAGCAAGTCCGCCGCGGAAGTCGGCTTCGCCAAAGAAAACGCCGCCGGTATTCCACTGGATGCGGCAGAGCGCAACTATAAAGACCCGAACCACAAACCGGAGCTGGTTGTTGCCCTGACGCCGTTCCTGGCCATCAATGGCTTTCGCGAACTGGATGATATTAAGGCCCTGTTGCAGCCACTCGCCGGCGCTCACCATGATATCGCTGCTTTCCTGAACCAACCGGACACCGCCCACCTCGCCACCCTGTTTGCCAGCTTGCTCAGCATGACCGGTGAGCAAAAAACACGCGCGCTGGGCGTGTTGAAGGCGGCGCTCAACAGCCAGCAGGGCGAACCCTGGGATACCATTCGCTTTATCGCCGGCTTCTACCCGGAAGACAGCGGCCTGTTCTCGCCGCTGTTGCTCAATGTGATCAAGCTGGCGCCGGGCGAAGCGATGTTCCTGTACGCAGAAACACCGCACGCGTATCTGAAAGGCGTGGCGCTGGAAGTAATGGCCAATTCCGATAACGTGCTGCGCGCCGGCCTGACGCCGAAGTTCATCGATATCCCCGAATTGCTGGCTAACTTGCAGTTCCGCCCGCAGCCGGCCAGCGGGTTGCTTACCCAGCCGGAACAGCGCGGCAATGAGCTGTTCTTCCCGATCCCGGTGGACGACTTTGCCTTTTCACTGCATGAGCTGACTACGGCACCGCGGCCATTAGCGCAAAACAGCGCCGCCATCGTATTTTGCGTTACGGGTGAGGCCGTGCTGGAAAAACAGGGTGAGACAGTGCGCCTGCAGCCCGGTGAGTCTTGCTTTATCAGCGCCGACGAGTCACCCATCACCGTCAGCGGCCAGGGCCGCATTGCGCGCGTGTATAATTTACTGGCGTAA
- the fumC gene encoding class II fumarate hydratase — protein sequence MAAVRIEKDTMGPIEVPAAQLWGAQTQRSLEHFRISSEKMPPELIHALALTKRAAASVNMDLGLLPGERGHAIIDAADEVLAGKHPSEFPLSIWQTGSGTQTNMNMNEVLANRASELLGGERGEGRRVHPNDDVNKSQSSNDVFPTAMHVAAVIALRERLIPQLKVLHSTLNEKAAAFSDIVKIGRTHLQDATPLTLGQEISGWAAMLEHNLRHIEASIPHICELALGGTAVGTGLNTHPEYAVRVAKALAELTGQPFITAPNKFESLATCDALVHGHGALKGLAASLMKIANDVRWLASGPRCGIGEIAIPENEPGSSIMPGKVNPTQCEAMTMLCAQILGNDVAVNIGGASGNFELNVFRPLVIHNFLQSVRLLADGISGFNEHCAVGIQPNRERISQLLNESLMLVTALNTHIGYDKAAQIAKKAHKEGLTLKASALQLGYLTEAQFDEWVRPEDMVGSLKK from the coding sequence ATGGCAGCCGTTCGTATCGAAAAAGACACTATGGGCCCGATCGAAGTGCCCGCCGCTCAACTATGGGGCGCGCAGACACAACGCTCGCTGGAGCATTTTCGCATTTCCTCGGAGAAAATGCCGCCCGAACTGATTCATGCGCTGGCGCTGACCAAACGTGCCGCCGCCAGTGTGAATATGGATCTTGGCCTGCTGCCGGGGGAGCGTGGCCACGCCATTATCGATGCCGCCGACGAAGTGCTGGCGGGCAAGCACCCAAGCGAGTTTCCGTTGTCGATTTGGCAAACCGGCTCGGGTACCCAGACCAACATGAACATGAACGAAGTGCTGGCTAACCGCGCCAGCGAGCTGTTGGGCGGGGAACGCGGCGAAGGGCGGCGGGTGCACCCGAACGATGACGTCAACAAGAGCCAAAGCTCAAATGACGTATTCCCGACTGCGATGCACGTGGCGGCGGTGATCGCCTTGCGCGAACGGTTAATTCCGCAGCTTAAGGTGCTGCATAGCACGTTGAACGAGAAAGCCGCGGCGTTCAGCGATATCGTCAAGATTGGCCGTACCCACCTGCAAGACGCCACCCCATTAACGCTCGGGCAGGAAATTTCCGGCTGGGCCGCCATGCTTGAGCACAATCTTCGCCATATCGAGGCCAGCATCCCGCATATTTGCGAACTGGCGCTCGGTGGGACGGCGGTCGGCACTGGGCTTAATACCCACCCGGAATACGCGGTGCGGGTGGCCAAGGCGCTGGCGGAGCTTACCGGGCAGCCGTTCATCACGGCGCCTAACAAGTTTGAATCGCTGGCCACCTGCGATGCGCTGGTGCATGGCCACGGCGCGCTGAAAGGGTTGGCGGCTTCGCTGATGAAAATCGCCAACGACGTGCGCTGGCTGGCTTCCGGCCCGCGCTGCGGCATTGGCGAGATCGCCATTCCTGAAAATGAGCCGGGCAGTTCGATCATGCCGGGCAAAGTCAACCCGACCCAGTGCGAAGCCATGACGATGCTGTGTGCCCAGATATTGGGCAATGACGTGGCGGTGAACATTGGCGGCGCATCCGGCAACTTTGAGCTGAACGTGTTCCGCCCCCTGGTGATCCATAACTTCCTGCAGTCTGTTCGCCTGCTGGCCGACGGTATCAGCGGCTTCAATGAGCACTGTGCCGTGGGGATCCAGCCGAACCGCGAGCGCATCAGCCAGTTGCTAAATGAGTCGTTGATGTTGGTGACCGCGCTGAATACGCATATCGGTTATGATAAGGCGGCGCAGATTGCCAAGAAGGCGCACAAAGAAGGGCTGACGCTGAAAGCCTCGGCGCTGCAGCTCGGTTACCTGACGGAAGCGCAGTTTGATGAATGGGTGCGGCCGGAAGATATGGTCGGCAGCCTGAAGAAATAA
- a CDS encoding helix-turn-helix transcriptional regulator, which yields MSRTQRLLALMQILRQHRYPIAGHTLAQELGISMRTLYRDIATLQQQGADICGEAGVGYLLKPGFTLPPLMFSPQEIEALVLGMRWVSRRGDSQLADAANHAQAKIAAVLPAALRDDLDSSTLFIGPADATPVADDVMVLVRALIRQERKCVIQYVDAEGRASERVLWPFAIGYFEQVQLLVAWCELRQTFRHFRLDRIGQITALEQRYPRRRRALLKDWRQQEGIATAKN from the coding sequence GTGTCACGTACCCAGCGCCTTTTAGCGTTGATGCAAATACTCAGGCAACATCGTTACCCGATCGCCGGCCATACCCTGGCGCAGGAACTGGGGATCAGCATGCGCACCCTGTACCGCGATATTGCGACGCTGCAGCAGCAGGGCGCCGACATTTGCGGCGAAGCCGGCGTTGGCTATCTGTTGAAGCCGGGGTTCACGCTGCCGCCGCTGATGTTTTCACCGCAGGAAATTGAGGCTTTGGTGCTGGGGATGCGTTGGGTGAGCCGGCGTGGCGACAGCCAATTGGCCGATGCGGCAAACCATGCGCAAGCCAAGATCGCGGCCGTGTTGCCCGCCGCATTGCGCGATGATTTGGACAGTAGCACGCTGTTTATCGGGCCGGCGGACGCCACGCCGGTGGCGGATGACGTGATGGTATTGGTTCGCGCGCTGATCCGCCAGGAACGCAAGTGCGTTATCCAGTATGTGGATGCCGAAGGCCGCGCCAGCGAGCGGGTGCTGTGGCCGTTTGCTATCGGTTATTTTGAACAGGTGCAACTGCTGGTTGCCTGGTGCGAACTCCGCCAGACATTTCGCCATTTTCGCCTGGACCGCATTGGGCAAATTACCGCGCTGGAACAGCGCTATCCGCGCCGCCGCCGCGCACTGTTGAAAGACTGGCGGCAACAGGAAGGGATCGCTACTGCCAAAAACTGA
- a CDS encoding VOC family protein has protein sequence MNTPGLTLLYVDNPEKSAAFYRQLLALEPVELSPTFALFVFDNGSKLGLWQRDKVVPPAETGGGGAEFCFLCATAQQVDALYQQWCGKNAPIIQPPIEMEFGYTFVATDPDRHRLRVYTLNNAS, from the coding sequence ATGAATACCCCAGGCCTTACCCTGTTGTACGTCGACAATCCCGAAAAAAGCGCCGCTTTCTACCGCCAACTGTTGGCGTTGGAGCCGGTCGAGCTTTCACCGACCTTTGCGTTATTTGTGTTTGATAACGGCAGCAAACTGGGCTTATGGCAGCGCGATAAGGTAGTGCCGCCGGCTGAAACTGGTGGCGGCGGGGCAGAGTTCTGTTTTTTGTGTGCGACCGCGCAGCAGGTGGATGCGCTCTACCAACAGTGGTGCGGGAAAAATGCGCCAATCATTCAGCCGCCGATAGAAATGGAGTTTGGCTATACCTTTGTGGCGACCGATCCCGATCGCCACCGCCTGCGCGTTTATACGTTAAATAACGCGTCGTAA
- the tus gene encoding DNA replication terminus site-binding protein, whose translation MSKYDVIGRMNTCFNTLEQELATLQQQILPLRLLAARVFTLPEIEKGKEHQEITQIPVEQHLGQQARDLALAHYQRLFLHHNKQHISSKAAVRLPGVVCLAVEHHDYQALTQRIATINRLKNELEHIITVESGLAPEQRFDFVHTHLHGLLTLSAYRTIPLLTNPDSVRFGWANKHIIKNVRRDDILRQLEKSQKAGRTVPPYNREQWAEMVGREIADIARLPQQAVLKIKRPVKVQPIARVWYQQQQKQVQHPCPLPLLALCQIESGPQIPRIGELLNYDANAVTHKYKPEARPLRLLIKRLHLYTNA comes from the coding sequence ATGAGCAAATACGATGTTATAGGCCGCATGAATACCTGCTTCAACACCCTGGAGCAGGAACTGGCGACGTTGCAACAGCAAATCCTGCCGCTGCGCCTGCTGGCCGCGCGGGTGTTCACCCTGCCGGAAATTGAAAAAGGCAAAGAGCACCAGGAAATTACCCAGATCCCGGTTGAACAACACCTTGGGCAACAGGCGCGCGATTTGGCGCTGGCGCACTATCAGCGGCTGTTCCTCCACCATAATAAGCAGCATATCAGCAGCAAGGCCGCAGTACGCCTGCCCGGCGTGGTGTGCCTGGCGGTGGAACACCACGACTACCAGGCGTTAACCCAGCGCATCGCCACCATTAACCGATTAAAAAACGAGCTGGAGCACATTATCACCGTGGAATCCGGCCTGGCACCGGAACAGCGCTTTGACTTTGTGCATACCCATCTGCATGGGCTGCTCACTCTCAGCGCCTACCGGACGATCCCCCTGCTCACTAACCCGGACTCGGTGCGTTTTGGCTGGGCCAACAAGCACATCATCAAAAATGTACGCCGGGACGATATTCTGCGGCAGTTGGAAAAGAGCCAAAAGGCCGGGCGCACCGTGCCGCCCTACAACCGCGAACAGTGGGCTGAAATGGTAGGCCGCGAGATAGCGGATATCGCTCGCCTGCCGCAGCAGGCGGTGCTGAAGATCAAACGGCCGGTCAAGGTACAGCCGATCGCCCGCGTGTGGTATCAGCAGCAGCAAAAACAGGTGCAACACCCCTGCCCGCTACCGCTGCTGGCGCTGTGCCAGATAGAAAGCGGGCCGCAGATACCGCGCATTGGCGAACTGCTCAATTACGATGCCAATGCGGTAACACACAAATACAAACCTGAAGCCCGCCCGCTGCGGCTATTGATTAAGCGGCTGCATTTATACACCAACGCCTAG
- a CDS encoding MFS transporter produces the protein MPSTPAANDDTAPAPKTKRASLNRLPYIERGTPQFMRVTLALFSAGLATFALLYCVQPILPVLSQDFGISPAESSLSLSLSTALLAIGLMFTGPLSDAIGRKSVMVVALLLAAVCTLICAFMSSWQGILLMRALIGLSLSGVAAVGMTYLSEEIHPSFVAFSMGLYISGNSIGGMSGRLITGVLTDFFSWRIALAFIGLLALAAACMFWRILPASRHFRASSLRPRTLLINFKLHWHDKGLPLLFAEGFLLMGSFVTLFNYIGYRLLENPYHLSQAVVGLLSVVYLTGSYSSPKAGALTARFGRGPVLRASILIMLAGVVITALAPIAVVFIGMMLFSAGFFASHSVASSWIGRRARRAKGQASSLYLFCYYAGSSIAGTLGGVFWHSFGWIGVVGFISIMLLLALLVVHYLKQLPEAARI, from the coding sequence ATGCCGTCGACGCCGGCCGCCAATGATGACACGGCCCCAGCACCAAAAACCAAACGCGCTTCCCTAAATAGACTCCCTTATATTGAACGTGGCACGCCGCAATTTATGCGCGTGACGCTGGCGCTATTTTCTGCCGGGTTAGCGACCTTCGCCTTGCTCTACTGCGTGCAACCCATATTGCCGGTGTTATCGCAGGATTTTGGCATCTCGCCGGCGGAAAGTAGCCTGTCACTGTCGCTTTCCACCGCATTATTGGCGATAGGCCTGATGTTCACCGGGCCGCTTTCCGATGCCATCGGCCGCAAGTCGGTGATGGTCGTCGCTTTGCTGCTGGCCGCCGTTTGCACGCTAATCTGCGCGTTTATGAGCAGTTGGCAAGGCATCTTGCTGATGCGCGCCCTGATTGGCCTTTCGCTCAGCGGTGTGGCGGCGGTTGGCATGACCTATCTAAGTGAAGAAATCCATCCCAGCTTTGTCGCCTTTTCCATGGGGCTTTATATCAGCGGTAACTCTATCGGCGGCATGAGCGGGCGCCTGATCACCGGTGTGCTGACGGATTTCTTCAGTTGGCGTATTGCCCTGGCGTTCATTGGGCTGTTGGCGTTGGCCGCCGCCTGTATGTTCTGGCGCATTCTGCCCGCTTCACGGCACTTCAGGGCCAGTTCGTTACGCCCGCGCACGCTGCTAATCAATTTTAAACTGCACTGGCACGACAAAGGGCTGCCGTTGTTGTTTGCCGAAGGCTTCCTGTTGATGGGCAGCTTTGTCACGCTGTTTAACTACATTGGCTATCGCCTGCTGGAAAACCCCTATCACTTAAGCCAGGCCGTTGTGGGGTTGCTGTCGGTGGTGTACCTCACAGGTTCATACAGTTCGCCGAAAGCCGGGGCGTTGACCGCCCGCTTCGGGCGTGGGCCGGTGTTGCGGGCGTCTATCCTGATCATGCTGGCTGGCGTGGTGATCACCGCCCTGGCGCCGATTGCCGTGGTGTTTATCGGCATGATGCTGTTCTCCGCGGGCTTTTTCGCTTCCCACTCGGTGGCCAGCAGTTGGATTGGCCGCCGCGCCCGCCGGGCAAAAGGCCAGGCTTCCTCGCTATACCTGTTCTGTTACTACGCCGGCTCCAGTATCGCCGGGACGTTAGGCGGCGTATTTTGGCACAGCTTTGGCTGGATCGGCGTGGTTGGCTTTATCAGTATTATGCTGCTGCTGGCTCTGCTGGTTGTGCATTATCTGAAACAACTGCCGGAAGCTGCACGCATCTAA
- a CDS encoding LysR family transcriptional regulator has protein sequence MNIELRHLRYFITVAEELHFGRAAERLRISQPPLSQQIQALEEMVGARLLSRNSRNVTLTQAGEMFLKEAYQVIDQVNRAAEKAARLERGEIGELTIGFTSSAPFITAVARSLRAFRHQHPEVHIKMQEINSRQQLNPLLNGELDLGVMRNTRLPDALCHEVLLHEPLVAVVPAGHSLNQIAPGGLRFHHLAQEPFVFFAREVGTALYDETLSMLGRAGVTPFITQEVGEAMTIIGLVSSGLGISILPASFARVKIDGVRYLPLAEPEALTEVWLVFHRQRPLTAAAKTLQALMLRR, from the coding sequence ATGAATATTGAGCTAAGACACCTCCGGTATTTCATTACCGTGGCTGAAGAGTTGCACTTTGGCCGCGCCGCAGAGCGGCTGCGTATTTCCCAGCCGCCGCTGAGCCAACAAATTCAGGCACTGGAAGAAATGGTCGGCGCCAGGCTGTTGTCCCGTAACAGCCGCAACGTGACGCTCACGCAGGCAGGGGAAATGTTCCTCAAGGAAGCCTATCAGGTTATCGATCAGGTAAACCGGGCGGCAGAAAAGGCCGCGCGCCTTGAGCGTGGCGAAATAGGGGAGTTGACCATCGGCTTTACCTCTTCTGCGCCGTTCATTACCGCCGTGGCCCGAAGCCTGCGGGCATTTCGCCATCAGCACCCGGAAGTGCACATCAAAATGCAGGAAATCAACTCCCGGCAGCAGTTGAACCCATTGCTGAACGGCGAACTGGATCTGGGCGTTATGCGTAATACCCGCCTGCCGGACGCGCTTTGCCATGAGGTGTTGTTGCATGAGCCGCTTGTGGCAGTGGTACCGGCGGGGCACTCGCTTAACCAGATTGCGCCCGGCGGGCTGCGTTTTCACCATCTGGCGCAGGAACCGTTCGTGTTTTTCGCGCGTGAAGTCGGCACGGCGTTATACGACGAAACGCTCTCGATGCTCGGCCGCGCGGGTGTCACTCCGTTCATTACCCAGGAAGTGGGGGAAGCGATGACCATCATCGGCCTGGTCTCCTCCGGGCTGGGTATTTCCATTCTGCCGGCGTCTTTTGCCCGGGTTAAAATTGATGGCGTTCGTTACCTGCCGTTGGCGGAACCGGAAGCGTTGACCGAAGTGTGGCTGGTATTCCATCGCCAACGGCCGCTAACCGCAGCGGCCAAGACGCTGCAGGCGCTAATGCTACGGCGTTAA
- a CDS encoding ROK family transcriptional regulator translates to MIADGKPGHIDQIKQTNAGAVYRLIDLWGPVSRIELSKRAQLAPASITKIVRELLEAHLVKETEYQEVGSRGRPAVGLVLDTEAWHYLSIRISRGSITLALRDLSSRLVVEDLLALAADHPEALLQRIVTEIDQFFIRHQQKLERLTAIAITLPGIIDVANGIVHSMPFYDVREMPLGPVLEERTGLPVFIQHDISAWTMAEALYGASRGNQNVIQVVIDHNVGAGVISGGRVLHAGSHSVVEIGHTQVDPYGKRCYCGNHGCLETVASIESILELTQQRLNGAIDSMLQGVPLSIESLCDAALAGDQLAKDVILGVGHSVGRILAIMVNLFNPEKILVGSPLNRAADILFPAILSCIRQQSLPAYSEQIKVISTQFFNQGTMPGAALVKEALYNGSLLVKLLQG, encoded by the coding sequence GTGATCGCGGACGGGAAGCCTGGGCATATTGACCAGATTAAGCAGACCAATGCCGGTGCGGTATATCGGCTGATTGATCTGTGGGGGCCTGTTTCGCGCATTGAGTTGTCAAAACGCGCGCAGCTCGCGCCAGCCAGCATTACCAAAATTGTGCGTGAGTTACTTGAAGCCCACCTGGTGAAAGAAACCGAATACCAGGAAGTAGGCAGTCGCGGCCGGCCGGCGGTGGGGTTGGTGCTGGATACCGAAGCCTGGCATTACCTTTCAATCCGCATCAGCCGGGGCAGTATTACGCTGGCGCTGCGGGATCTTAGCAGCCGTTTGGTGGTTGAAGATCTGCTGGCGCTTGCGGCAGATCACCCAGAGGCGCTATTGCAGCGGATCGTCACTGAAATCGACCAGTTTTTTATCCGCCATCAACAGAAACTCGAACGCCTCACCGCGATTGCCATCACTTTACCGGGCATCATTGACGTCGCCAACGGCATCGTGCACAGCATGCCGTTTTACGACGTGCGTGAAATGCCGCTCGGCCCGGTGCTGGAAGAGCGCACCGGGCTGCCGGTGTTCATACAGCATGATATCAGTGCCTGGACTATGGCTGAAGCGCTGTACGGCGCTTCCCGCGGCAACCAGAACGTGATTCAGGTTGTGATCGACCATAATGTCGGCGCCGGGGTTATTTCCGGCGGCAGGGTGCTGCATGCCGGCAGCCACAGCGTGGTGGAAATTGGCCATACCCAGGTTGATCCCTATGGGAAACGTTGTTACTGCGGTAATCACGGCTGCCTGGAAACTGTCGCCAGCATTGAAAGCATTCTGGAACTCACCCAGCAGCGCCTGAACGGTGCGATAGATTCGATGTTGCAGGGCGTGCCGTTGAGCATTGAATCGTTGTGTGATGCGGCGTTGGCGGGCGATCAACTGGCGAAGGACGTTATTCTTGGCGTCGGCCATAGCGTGGGGCGCATTTTGGCGATCATGGTTAACCTGTTTAATCCGGAAAAAATCCTGGTGGGTTCGCCGTTAAACCGCGCCGCCGATATTCTTTTCCCGGCCATTCTTTCCTGCATTCGCCAGCAGTCGCTGCCCGCCTACAGCGAGCAGATTAAAGTGATCTCGACGCAGTTTTTCAATCAGGGCACGATGCCCGGCGCGGCGCTAGTAAAAGAAGCGTTATATAACGGCTCGTTGCTAGTGAAACTGCTGCAGGGTTAA
- the bioD gene encoding dethiobiotin synthase, which produces MLKRLFVTGTDTDVGKTVVSRALLQAFAAQGRSVAGYKPIAAHCLETDEGVRNKDALVLQASSTMPLSYEEVNPITCMDEVFHAHATQDIEYNVMSRGLQQLSAKADTVVVEGSGGWRVLMNDLRPYAEWVVQEQLPVILVVGIKLGCVSHALLTAQSIINDGLPLLGWVANRINPGLAHYAETIDALQLRIPAPLLGEIPYLPRAEQRELAHYLDISPLLDREA; this is translated from the coding sequence ATGTTAAAGCGTTTATTTGTGACAGGTACGGATACCGACGTCGGTAAAACTGTGGTTTCTCGCGCGTTGTTGCAGGCTTTTGCGGCACAAGGACGTTCTGTGGCAGGGTATAAGCCGATTGCGGCGCACTGCCTGGAAACTGATGAAGGCGTGCGCAATAAAGACGCTTTGGTTTTACAGGCATCGTCAACCATGCCGTTGTCTTATGAAGAAGTTAATCCTATCACCTGTATGGATGAGGTTTTCCACGCCCATGCAACGCAGGATATTGAATACAATGTCATGAGCCGCGGCCTGCAGCAGCTTTCCGCCAAGGCAGATACCGTGGTGGTTGAAGGCAGCGGCGGCTGGCGGGTGCTGATGAATGATTTACGCCCATATGCAGAATGGGTAGTGCAGGAGCAACTGCCGGTGATCCTGGTGGTCGGCATCAAATTAGGCTGCGTCAGCCACGCATTGCTGACGGCGCAATCGATCATTAACGATGGCCTGCCGCTGTTGGGCTGGGTAGCCAACCGCATCAACCCGGGGTTGGCTCACTATGCTGAAACCATCGATGCGCTACAGTTGCGTATCCCGGCGCCATTGCTGGGCGAGATCCCGTATCTCCCACGTGCCGAGCAGCGGGAACTGGCGCACTATCTGGATATTTCCCCATTGCTCGATCGCGAGGCATAA